The Pseudomonas sp. R4-35-07 genome contains a region encoding:
- a CDS encoding acyl-CoA dehydrogenase, translating to MLLLWILVLVVGIAYLAHRRTAPLPALGVVAVYLLAMGAWSHAPGWLLLIFWVLIAIVAVPLLLPDLRRQYFTKPLFSWFQKVLPPMSETERDAIDAGTVWWDGELFSGRPDWDKLLAYPKVQLTEEEQAFIDGPTEELCAMVSDWEIGQAMDLPPAAWEHIKTHGFFALIIPKEYGGKGFSAYAHSQVAMKLATRSGDLASTVMVPNSLGPAELLLHYGTDEQRNHYLPRLARGDDIPCFALTGPLAGSDAGAMPDTGVICKGEWEGKETLGLRLNWEKRYITLGPVATLLGLAFKAHDPDHLLGEEEDLGISLALIPTDTPGVEIGRRHLPLGAAFMNGPNSGKDVFIPLEFLIGGQEMLGKGWMMLMNCLSVGRSISLPAVGTGAAKFTSLVTGQYAQVREQFNVPLSAFEGIQEALARIGGNAWLMDSARMLTANAVDMGEKPSVLSAILKYHLTERGRECISHAMDVHGGKGIIMGPNNYLGRSWQGAPIFITVEGANILSRNLMIFGQGAIRCHPFVLKEMALAGREDHDQALKEFDGLLMQHIGFAVSNAASTLVLNLGIGHFEKAPGNRLSQGYFRALNRQAAAFALLADLSMMLLGGELKRRERLSARLGDVLSHMYLASAALKRYHDLDSPDHLEPLFAWAMEESLGQSERALDELLSNFPNKFLGCLLRVIVFPFGRRHTGPSDALDAEVAAVIGRAKGDPTLEELLAGCYRPQSAHDPVGALQHAYDLLGASHPLQKKLHAALKSGQVKPTAGEHAIDAALHAGVLQPAEAQTLRDAEAARRKVIDVDDFSKEELLQAEGKVR from the coding sequence ATGCTGTTGTTGTGGATACTGGTTCTGGTGGTCGGCATTGCCTACCTGGCACACCGCCGCACCGCGCCCCTGCCCGCCCTGGGTGTGGTCGCCGTTTACCTGTTGGCGATGGGCGCCTGGAGCCATGCACCGGGTTGGCTGCTGCTGATTTTCTGGGTGCTGATCGCCATCGTGGCCGTGCCTCTGCTGCTGCCCGACCTGCGCCGCCAATACTTCACCAAGCCGTTGTTCAGCTGGTTCCAGAAAGTCCTGCCGCCGATGTCCGAAACCGAGCGCGATGCCATCGACGCGGGCACCGTGTGGTGGGACGGCGAACTGTTCAGCGGGCGGCCTGACTGGGACAAATTGCTGGCCTACCCCAAGGTGCAATTGACCGAGGAAGAACAGGCCTTCATCGACGGCCCCACCGAAGAACTCTGCGCCATGGTCAGTGATTGGGAAATCGGCCAGGCCATGGACCTGCCCCCCGCTGCCTGGGAGCACATCAAGACCCATGGTTTCTTCGCCCTGATCATCCCCAAGGAATATGGCGGCAAAGGCTTCTCAGCCTATGCCCACTCCCAGGTCGCGATGAAACTGGCCACCCGCAGCGGCGACCTGGCTTCCACCGTCATGGTGCCCAACTCCCTGGGCCCTGCCGAATTGCTGTTGCACTACGGCACCGACGAGCAACGCAACCACTACCTGCCGCGCCTGGCGCGTGGCGACGATATTCCGTGTTTCGCCCTGACCGGCCCGCTGGCCGGCTCCGATGCCGGCGCCATGCCCGACACCGGCGTCATCTGCAAAGGCGAGTGGGAAGGCAAGGAAACCCTCGGCCTGCGCCTGAACTGGGAAAAGCGCTACATCACCCTCGGCCCGGTCGCGACCTTGCTCGGCCTGGCGTTCAAGGCCCATGACCCGGACCATCTGCTGGGCGAGGAAGAAGACCTGGGCATCAGCCTCGCGCTGATTCCTACCGACACCCCCGGCGTCGAAATCGGCCGCCGTCACCTGCCCTTAGGCGCCGCGTTCATGAATGGCCCCAACTCGGGCAAGGACGTCTTCATTCCGCTCGAATTCCTCATCGGCGGCCAGGAGATGCTCGGCAAGGGCTGGATGATGCTGATGAACTGCCTGTCCGTGGGCCGTTCGATTTCCCTTCCAGCAGTAGGCACCGGCGCCGCCAAGTTCACCAGCCTGGTGACCGGCCAATACGCGCAAGTGCGTGAACAGTTCAACGTGCCGCTGTCGGCCTTCGAAGGTATCCAGGAAGCCCTGGCGCGCATCGGCGGCAACGCTTGGCTGATGGACAGCGCCCGCATGCTCACCGCCAATGCCGTGGACATGGGCGAGAAGCCCTCGGTCCTGTCGGCGATCCTCAAGTACCACCTCACCGAACGCGGCCGCGAATGCATCAGCCACGCCATGGACGTTCATGGCGGCAAGGGCATCATCATGGGCCCGAACAACTACCTGGGCCGTAGCTGGCAAGGGGCGCCGATCTTCATCACCGTGGAAGGCGCGAATATCCTTTCGCGTAACCTGATGATCTTCGGCCAGGGGGCGATTCGCTGCCATCCGTTCGTGCTCAAGGAAATGGCCCTGGCCGGTCGTGAAGACCATGACCAGGCATTGAAGGAGTTCGATGGGCTGTTGATGCAACACATCGGATTCGCCGTGAGCAATGCCGCCAGTACCTTGGTGCTGAACCTGGGCATCGGCCACTTCGAAAAAGCCCCGGGCAACCGTTTGAGCCAGGGTTATTTCCGCGCACTCAACCGTCAGGCCGCGGCGTTTGCCCTGCTTGCAGACCTGAGCATGATGCTGTTGGGCGGCGAATTGAAACGCCGTGAACGGTTGTCGGCGCGCCTGGGCGATGTGCTGAGTCACATGTACCTGGCGTCAGCGGCGCTCAAGCGTTACCACGACCTGGACTCGCCGGATCACCTGGAACCGCTGTTCGCTTGGGCCATGGAAGAAAGCCTTGGCCAGTCCGAGCGCGCACTGGATGAATTGCTGAGCAACTTCCCGAATAAATTCCTCGGCTGCCTGCTGCGGGTGATCGTGTTCCCGTTCGGGCGTCGGCATACCGGGCCGTCCGATGCCCTGGATGCCGAGGTTGCAGCCGTGATCGGCCGTGCCAAGGGCGACCCGACTCTGGAAGAGTTGCTGGCTGGCTGCTATCGCCCACAATCGGCGCATGACCCGGTGGGCGCACTGCAACATGCCTATGACCTGCTCGGTGCCAGCCATCCGCTGCAGAAAAAACTGCACGCCGCGCTCAAGAGCGGGCAAGTCAAACCGACTGCCGGCGAGCATGCCATCGACGCCGCGCTGCACGCTGGCGTGCTGCAACCCGCCGAAGCGCAAACCCTGCGTGACGCCGAAGCGGCTCGCCGCAAGGTGATCGACGTGGATGATTTCAGCAAGGAAGAGCTGCTGCAGGCTGAGGGTAAAGTCCGCTGA
- a CDS encoding alanyl-tRNA editing protein gives MTQRLFFTHDHLTAELEVLSCTPHAEQFAVVVQSTIFHPQGGGQPFDTGWLGDSQVLRVMQEAEHVVHYVNQAVEPGPITARVDAQRRALHSRLHSAGHLIGNAGERLGWMPIKAHHWPGESKITFIRGETAQAMDAEALQQQVNQWIAADYSRQMWLDEGTREVGFGELPAYACGGTHVQALGEVGQVTILTLSEKKGALSVRYEIN, from the coding sequence ATGACCCAGCGCCTGTTTTTCACCCACGATCACCTGACTGCCGAACTGGAAGTGCTCAGTTGTACCCCGCACGCTGAGCAATTCGCCGTTGTTGTGCAGTCGACGATTTTCCATCCCCAGGGCGGCGGCCAGCCATTCGACACCGGGTGGCTCGGCGACAGCCAGGTGCTGCGCGTCATGCAGGAAGCCGAGCATGTGGTGCACTACGTCAATCAAGCTGTGGAACCCGGCCCGATCACTGCCCGGGTCGATGCACAACGCCGCGCGCTGCACAGCCGCCTTCACTCAGCGGGGCATTTGATTGGCAATGCCGGCGAACGCCTGGGCTGGATGCCGATCAAGGCTCACCATTGGCCGGGGGAAAGCAAGATCACCTTTATCCGTGGCGAAACCGCACAAGCCATGGACGCCGAGGCGCTCCAACAGCAAGTCAATCAGTGGATCGCCGCTGACTACTCACGGCAGATGTGGCTGGATGAAGGCACACGCGAAGTCGGCTTCGGCGAACTGCCGGCTTACGCCTGTGGCGGCACCCATGTGCAGGCTCTGGGGGAAGTGGGCCAAGTGACGATCCTGACCCTGTCGGAGAAAAAAGGCGCGTTGTCGGTGCGCTACGAAATCAACTGA
- a CDS encoding glutathione S-transferase family protein, producing MLKIWGRKNSSNVRKALWCAEELGLDYEAIDAGGAFGVVDTPQYRALNPNGRVPMIEDGDFVLWESNTIVRYLCAKHASDFYPSDLQIRASAEKWMDWTTSTLADPFKAVFWGIVRTPPEKQNWDSINAGRLACIDALKTVDQALAEQPYLSGKTFGIGDIPLGCFIYAWFEMPIERPAMPNLEAWYQRLKQRPAYRKAVMTALT from the coding sequence ATGCTGAAGATCTGGGGTCGTAAAAATTCATCAAACGTCAGGAAGGCACTTTGGTGCGCCGAGGAACTCGGCCTGGACTATGAGGCGATTGATGCGGGCGGCGCTTTTGGTGTGGTCGACACGCCGCAATACCGAGCCTTGAACCCCAATGGCCGGGTGCCGATGATCGAAGACGGCGACTTCGTGCTGTGGGAATCCAACACCATCGTGCGTTACTTGTGCGCCAAGCACGCGTCGGACTTTTACCCAAGTGACCTGCAAATCCGGGCCAGCGCCGAAAAATGGATGGACTGGACCACGTCCACGCTCGCCGATCCCTTCAAGGCCGTGTTCTGGGGCATCGTGCGCACACCGCCGGAAAAACAAAACTGGGACAGCATCAATGCCGGGCGCCTAGCCTGCATCGATGCACTCAAAACGGTCGACCAGGCTCTTGCCGAGCAACCTTACCTTTCCGGCAAAACCTTCGGCATCGGTGATATTCCCTTGGGCTGCTTCATCTATGCCTGGTTCGAGATGCCCATCGAACGCCCGGCAATGCCCAACCTGGAGGCGTGGTACCAGCGCCTGAAGCAACGTCCGGCCTACCGCAAGGCAGTGATGACCGCGTTGACCTGA
- a CDS encoding dipeptidase, whose translation MHFPLKKLAAATLFAASLAAVTPAALANITPEQNTAILKSFSDTSVSDFRSFLGTLAKGDPGKTGDIAPAISAFLDNKTLSADQQNEINRLLGIYTRVKYGKAALETLRELVEIPTFNVDGLPQYKNPEFLKIADKIQALAKSFNLNFRNVDNRVYEISLEGSSKEVVGVHAHADVVPVTPENWVLQDGTKLDPFKVTLIGDRMYGRGTEDDKNAIVVAMYAMKVIKEEKLPLARTFKLLVDTTEETSGDAIPYYFERNPVPQYNLALDGGYPVVIAEKGSGTVMATFPVRKGEGTGAQIIAMTGGKATNQIPSVSVATLLSDNPAELAASLQQAGDDYAKRNGGNFQVAAKVDGKNVKLTVTGVSAHSSEPESGVNPVARMLELIHSVDGKIALQHNHITDAAKYAADNWGLDYLGGKLGVGFADDFMGPLTTSPTFVGLDDKAFKLAVNLRAPKGKTPEALKAQLEQKLNAWNAHAKVNVNFTYSLDKPMYRNPEGEWVKALLAVATENPGMQHKFGTSAGATSVHDLPNGVQFGLARPEEKYTGHTDGEFKTVEQFLLDLQIVTEMMGRVGQLPKL comes from the coding sequence ATGCACTTTCCACTGAAAAAGCTCGCGGCCGCCACCCTGTTCGCCGCCAGCCTTGCAGCCGTCACCCCAGCTGCGCTTGCCAACATCACGCCTGAACAGAACACCGCAATTCTGAAGAGTTTCAGCGACACATCGGTCAGCGATTTTCGCAGTTTCCTCGGTACCCTGGCTAAAGGCGACCCGGGCAAAACCGGTGACATCGCCCCGGCCATCAGCGCCTTTCTCGATAACAAAACCCTGAGTGCCGACCAGCAGAACGAGATCAACCGCCTGCTGGGCATTTACACCCGCGTGAAGTACGGCAAAGCCGCGCTCGAGACCCTGCGCGAGCTGGTGGAAATCCCGACGTTCAACGTCGACGGGTTACCGCAGTATAAAAACCCGGAATTTCTCAAGATCGCTGACAAAATCCAGGCCCTGGCCAAGTCTTTCAACCTGAACTTCCGTAACGTCGATAACCGCGTGTATGAAATTTCCCTGGAAGGCAGCAGTAAAGAAGTGGTCGGCGTGCATGCCCACGCCGATGTGGTACCGGTGACACCGGAAAATTGGGTGCTGCAGGATGGCACCAAGCTCGATCCGTTCAAGGTCACGCTGATCGGCGACCGCATGTATGGCCGTGGCACCGAGGACGACAAGAACGCGATTGTCGTGGCGATGTACGCCATGAAAGTGATCAAGGAAGAAAAGCTGCCGCTGGCGCGCACGTTCAAGCTGCTGGTGGACACCACTGAAGAAACCTCCGGTGACGCCATTCCTTACTACTTTGAACGCAACCCCGTGCCGCAATACAACCTGGCGTTGGATGGCGGTTACCCGGTGGTGATTGCCGAGAAAGGCTCGGGCACCGTCATGGCCACCTTCCCGGTGCGCAAGGGTGAAGGCACCGGCGCGCAGATCATCGCAATGACCGGCGGCAAGGCCACCAACCAGATTCCATCGGTATCGGTCGCCACGCTGCTCAGCGATAACCCTGCTGAATTGGCGGCCAGCCTGCAGCAGGCCGGGGATGACTATGCCAAGCGCAATGGCGGCAATTTCCAGGTGGCCGCCAAGGTCGACGGCAAGAACGTCAAACTCACCGTCACCGGCGTGTCGGCCCACTCTTCCGAGCCCGAATCCGGGGTCAACCCGGTGGCACGTATGCTGGAGTTGATCCACAGCGTCGATGGCAAGATTGCCCTCCAGCACAACCACATCACCGATGCTGCGAAGTATGCAGCGGACAACTGGGGCCTGGATTACCTGGGCGGCAAATTGGGCGTGGGCTTTGCCGATGACTTCATGGGGCCGCTGACCACCTCGCCGACCTTTGTCGGCCTGGATGACAAAGCCTTCAAGCTGGCGGTGAACCTGCGCGCGCCGAAGGGTAAAACCCCGGAGGCACTCAAGGCACAGCTCGAGCAGAAACTGAACGCCTGGAACGCACACGCCAAGGTCAACGTGAACTTCACCTATTCGCTGGATAAACCGATGTACCGCAACCCCGAGGGCGAATGGGTAAAAGCGTTGCTGGCGGTGGCCACTGAAAACCCGGGCATGCAGCACAAGTTCGGCACATCCGCTGGCGCCACCTCCGTGCACGACCTGCCCAATGGCGTGCAATTCGGTCTGGCCCGCCCGGAAGAGAAATACACCGGGCACACCGACGGTGAGTTCAAGACCGTCGAGCAGTTCCTGCTGGACCTGCAGATCGTTACGGAAATGATGGGGCGTGTCGGCCAGTTGCCTAAGCTGTGA
- a CDS encoding IS3 family transposase (programmed frameshift) has product MTKYNLALKQSLIEECLSASSVHEVALKHGLSPSLLRRWVKGFEKHGASGLIAKYSHYDAQFKLKVLQCIEQDGLSDQQACIRFDIRGPSSIRQWRKLYDEGGVRALQPHRLKEPSMPRKPSRQPKASPALPADAELTPKQMLAELAYLRAENAYPKKARCLNPSGSPYCAAKKTQVVQGLRHEHPLALLLRAAGLARSTFYYQSKTLLTDKHADLKDRIRSVYHGHKGRYGYRRITVTLGNSGELINHKKVHRLMQMMGLKSLVKVKKYRSYRGAEGLVAPDLLKREFKAEAPNQKWTTDVTEFKVNGQKLFLSPLMDLYNGEILAYQINRRPEFSMVSMMLEKAFGRLSRDEKPILHSDQGWQYRQPTYRHMLAEKGIEQSMSRKGNCLDNAAMESFFGTLKSEFFYLESFESVEQLASGIEDYIAYYNQDRISLRLNGLSPVQFRTQALNQ; this is encoded by the exons ATGACGAAATACAACCTAGCACTCAAGCAATCACTGATTGAAGAGTGCCTGTCTGCCAGTAGCGTTCATGAGGTGGCCCTCAAGCATGGCTTGAGTCCATCGCTGCTGCGGCGCTGGGTCAAGGGTTTTGAAAAGCACGGCGCCTCTGGCTTGATTGCCAAATACAGCCATTACGATGCCCAGTTTAAATTGAAGGTTTTGCAGTGCATCGAACAAGACGGACTGTCGGACCAACAGGCCTGTATACGGTTTGATATCCGTGGTCCAAGTAGTATCAGGCAGTGGCGAAAGCTGTACGATGAAGGCGGTGTAAGAGCACTACAACCGCATCGTCTTAAAGAGCCCAGCATGCCCCGCAAACCTTCCAGGCAACCCAAAGCAAGTCCTGCTCTTCCTGCGGACGCAGAACTGACCCCTAAACAAATGCTCGCAGAACTGGCCTATCTGCGCGCGGAGAATGCCTATC CTAAAAAAGCTCGATGCCTTAATCCAAGCGGATCCCCGTACTGCGCAGCTAAAAAAACGCAGGTCGTCCAAGGATTGAGGCATGAGCATCCACTTGCTCTGTTGCTACGTGCTGCGGGACTTGCACGCAGCACCTTCTATTACCAAAGCAAAACACTGCTAACCGACAAGCATGCCGACCTTAAAGATCGCATCCGCAGCGTCTATCACGGGCATAAGGGGCGTTACGGCTACCGCCGCATTACCGTGACCCTTGGAAACAGTGGTGAGTTGATCAATCACAAGAAGGTGCACCGGCTGATGCAGATGATGGGCCTCAAGTCGCTGGTCAAAGTGAAGAAATATCGTTCTTACCGAGGTGCTGAAGGGCTTGTTGCGCCCGATCTGCTAAAGCGAGAATTCAAGGCAGAAGCCCCTAACCAGAAATGGACAACCGACGTGACGGAGTTCAAGGTGAACGGGCAAAAGCTGTTTCTCTCGCCTCTCATGGATTTGTACAACGGCGAGATCCTGGCTTACCAGATCAACCGACGTCCCGAATTCAGTATGGTTTCGATGATGCTGGAAAAAGCCTTCGGGCGACTGAGTCGAGATGAAAAACCAATACTGCACTCTGACCAGGGTTGGCAGTACAGACAGCCTACCTACCGACACATGCTGGCCGAAAAGGGCATCGAGCAGAGCATGTCTCGCAAGGGTAATTGCTTGGACAATGCCGCCATGGAAAGCTTTTTCGGCACGCTCAAGAGCGAGTTTTTCTATCTGGAATCATTTGAGAGTGTGGAGCAGCTGGCATCAGGCATAGAGGATTACATCGCCTACTACAACCAAGACCGCATAAGCCTCAGACTGAATGGCTTGAGTCCGGTACAGTTTCGGACCCAGGCACTAAATCAATAG
- a CDS encoding LysR family transcriptional regulator gives MSMNLPLPLLGEMAIFVKVVETGSFSEAARQLSVSPSAVSRSISRLEQALATRLLQRTTRKLRLSEGGEEVFKRCQEMVNAARSVMEISGQFTHEAEGLVRVSVPKAVGRFVVHPHMPEFLRRYPKVDVQLILEDRHVDLIDDNVDLSIRITDSPPPGLIGRQLLPIEHLLCATPQYLAEHGTPSHPHDLLEHSCIYLGETPGDSRWKFRQAGKAVTVGVRGRYAANHTGVRLDAVLQHVGIGSLPYFTARHALEAGQLVQVLPGWDFIASYHGEAWLLHSPTRYLPPKLRVFIDYLVECMAKEPTLRRR, from the coding sequence ATGAGCATGAATCTTCCTTTGCCGCTGCTGGGTGAAATGGCGATTTTCGTCAAAGTGGTGGAAACCGGCAGCTTCTCCGAGGCGGCGCGGCAGCTGAGCGTTTCACCTTCGGCGGTGAGCCGCAGCATTTCGCGCCTGGAACAGGCCTTGGCAACCCGGTTGTTGCAGCGCACCACGCGCAAGCTGCGCCTTAGTGAGGGCGGCGAAGAGGTGTTCAAGCGGTGCCAGGAGATGGTCAACGCGGCGCGCTCGGTGATGGAAATCAGCGGGCAATTTACCCATGAAGCCGAAGGCCTGGTGCGAGTCAGCGTGCCCAAGGCGGTGGGGCGGTTTGTGGTGCATCCGCATATGCCGGAATTTCTGCGGCGCTATCCCAAGGTGGATGTGCAACTGATCCTTGAGGATCGGCATGTGGATTTGATCGACGACAATGTCGACCTGAGCATCCGCATCACCGACAGCCCTCCACCCGGTCTGATCGGGCGGCAGCTATTGCCGATTGAACATTTGCTGTGTGCAACGCCGCAGTACCTGGCCGAGCATGGCACGCCGAGTCACCCCCATGATCTGCTGGAGCACAGCTGCATCTACCTGGGTGAAACCCCAGGGGACTCACGCTGGAAGTTCCGCCAGGCCGGCAAGGCGGTGACGGTCGGTGTACGCGGGCGATATGCGGCGAACCACACGGGCGTGCGGCTGGATGCGGTGTTGCAGCATGTGGGGATTGGCAGCTTGCCGTATTTCACGGCGCGACACGCCTTGGAGGCGGGGCAGTTGGTGCAGGTATTGCCGGGGTGGGATTTTATTGCGTCGTATCATGGGGAAGCGTGGTTGCTGCACTCACCGACGCGATACTTGCCGCCGAAGTTGCGGGTGTTTATTGATTATCTGGTGGAGTGCATGGCGAAGGAGCCGACACTGCGCCGCCGTTAA
- a CDS encoding PA2817 family protein: MSNVVADHLVLLDHLRSILVAVGEAEQVPEESHLLFLERFDELRALLPIDPIESQYLGQDMMSQVILRYPQIAHLVPRDLLWFFGGDCLHFMPDEELDLYQALEERRHEAELNDEPFDWNQEKQLLAMPDDQSKH; the protein is encoded by the coding sequence GTGTCCAACGTCGTTGCCGATCATCTCGTCTTGCTCGACCACCTGCGTAGCATCCTGGTTGCCGTCGGCGAAGCCGAACAGGTACCCGAGGAAAGCCATTTGTTGTTTCTGGAACGTTTCGACGAACTGCGCGCCCTGCTGCCGATCGATCCGATCGAAAGCCAGTACCTTGGCCAGGACATGATGAGCCAGGTCATCCTGCGCTATCCGCAAATCGCGCACCTGGTACCGCGCGACCTGCTGTGGTTCTTTGGCGGCGATTGCCTGCACTTCATGCCCGACGAAGAACTGGACCTGTACCAGGCCCTGGAAGAGCGTCGCCATGAAGCCGAGCTGAACGACGAACCGTTCGACTGGAATCAGGAAAAGCAGCTGCTGGCCATGCCGGACGACCAGAGCAAGCACTGA